The proteins below come from a single Miscanthus floridulus cultivar M001 chromosome 1, ASM1932011v1, whole genome shotgun sequence genomic window:
- the LOC136468117 gene encoding uncharacterized protein isoform X2 encodes MGAKVEGESYMPGYYATGDLNVEANGRWSPYYEEMTSNGQLCNGFTTKPTNGYSEFDKEILKHQMLEHEAVFRQQVYELHRVYKIQKDMMNQHQSKEVYSYPTLAVASHTNSPSQVPPNDAKMMWQMPVPPLSRTYRKAVGEHNDTNQSSMKFLREGSVQSSPNGFLSSDAGARSRQGTFDLQLPADHYIDDDDTADNKPIDFLGLASETKPRNDAELTLVSAEGLGKFSDNSSSSGLRTTNNLGSRQVTDLNESNTGFYMGRANGSVSRGLPHTLETLWHQPILRSNTTNFSFSKEYSKEKHTDEGTSSNFFDTSAKITHEDKPSINKGKQVSSITFLAPRYNDADPPKYFKAADGRPASYNQFLYQGQNSSVGWIARSSLEPSVINNFARVDRPHHSNMGTFTDPISIPQIDNPSIVSPMGSCTADPRSSVINNPALIPKFNGSSAVNSYTSLSAVTQSIGTSMPKLKNVDNLDKRYPGFPLDSFSVSRSLHQVAISSNLEQKNSQKLEDSDQQSHGKGTKNFNLNETLSDCQEDGLVEQDGRCAASFQHGKDGASVFGISWLKNKAMSADPTALEKSGKIFGHSFGTTMELKNIKDQNEPAMTIRNLSDSASTSLGCGIKKDGPSEDIVTGTLLVCNKAQAGATCLPLSCQKHVPKDGQAAEGVFKKSGAPIRNFIDLNNDVPNDDNSEESVVSHECQVEPSRNNHPKRAFVIDLEVPACEEDAAWDFDQESAQLKLDACQEVDDRSDTSALAAAENIIALARNMPTAAEASDDMLQWFADLAVLNINDLAEQVELQACTNDSSNDESDSFESLTLKLEETKIEEYWSRPLEPEITTDEHTVSTAHLLTKPRRGQQRRRRQKRDFQKDILPGLSSLSRPEIIEDVQLLEGLVQASGGSWESSLTRRGRYGGRTRGRKPRKTVVTVIVEEEEVEVSPPPPKPAGTGDLEADDRGMIGWGRTTRRCRRTRCPSGNNMAAAS; translated from the exons ATGGGGGCAAAAGTAGAAGGGGAAAGCTATATGCCTGGATATTATGCCACGGGGGATCTCAACGTGGAAGCAAATGGTAGGTGGTCTCCATACTATGAGGAGATGACATCAAATGGCCAGTTATGCAATGGCTTCACAACAAAACCAACAAATGGTTATTCGGAATTTGACAAAGAAATACTCAAGCATCAAATGCTTGAACATGAAGCTGTGTTTAGACAACAG GTGTATGAACTGCACCGAGTTTACAAAATACAGAAGGATATGATGAACCAACATCAAAGCAAAGAGGTATATTCATACCCAACTTTGGCAGTTGCATCACATACAAATTCACCGTCACAAGTGCCACCAAATGATGCAAAGATGATGTGGCAGATGCCAGTTCCTCCATTGTCCAGAACATACAGGAAAGCTGTTGGAGAGCATAATGATACAAACCAGTCCTCCATGAAGTTCCTTAGAGAAGGCAGCGTGCAGTCCTCTCCAAATGGATTTCTATCGAGTGATGCTGGTGCAAGAAGCAGACAAGGCACTTTTGACCTTCAACTTCCAGCTGATCATTATATAGATGACGATGACACGGCAGATAACAAGCCCATAGATTTCCTTGGTTTGGCATCAGAAACAAAACCCCGGAATGATGCTGAGCTTACATTAGTTAGTGCTGAAGGCTTGGGCAAGTTCAGTGATAATAGTTCATCCTCAGGTTTGCGGACTACAAATAATCTTGGAAGCCGGCAAGTTACCGACCTGAATGAATCAAATACTGGCTTCTACATGGGTAGAGCAAATGGATCAGTTTCCAGAGGCCTTCCGCATACCCTCGAGACCTTGTGGCACCAACCAATATTGAGATCAAACACAACTAATTTCAGTTTCAGTAAAGAATACTCCAAAGAAAAGCACACAGATGAAGGTACAAGCTCAAATTTCTTTGACACAAGTGCGAAAATAACACACGAGGACAAACCATCAATCAATAAAG GTAAACAAGTCAGCAGTATAACTTTTTTAGCACCCAGATATAATGATGCTGATCCTCCAAAATACTTCAAAGCTGCTGATGGGAGGCCTGCCAGTTATAACCAATTTCTTTACCAAGGTCAGAATAGTTCAGTTGGATGGATTGCTCGAAGTTCTCTGGAACCTTCTGTTATCAATAATTTTGCTAGAGTTGACCGTCCACATCATTCGAATATGGGTACATTTACAGACCCCATCTCTATTCCTCAAATAGACAATCCTTCAATTGTCTCCCCGATGGGTTCTTGCACAGCAGATCCAAGGAGCAGCGTTATCAATAATCCTGCTTTAATTCCAAAATTCAATGGATCATCAGCTGTGAATTCGTACACCAGTCTTAGTGCTGTGACACAGAGCATTGGAACTTCAATGCCAAAGCTGAAAAATGTGGATAACTTAGATAAACGCTATCCTGGTTTTCCACTTGATTCGTTTTCTGTGTCCCGCTCACTACATCAGGTTGCAATTTCAAGTAACCTGGAGCAGAAGAACTCCCAGAAGTTGGAAGATTCAGATCAACAGTCCCATGGCAAGGGTACGAAGAACTTCAATTTGAATGAGACACTGTCAGATTGTCAGGAAGATGGTCTTGTAGAACAAGATGGGAGATGTGCTGCCAGTTTTCAGCATGGTAAAGATGGGGCGTCAGTATTCGGGATCTCTTGGCTCAAAAATAAAGCTATGTCTGCTGATCCAACAgctctggagaagtcagggaagATTTTTGGCCATTCATTTGGAACTACTATGGAGCTGAAAAATATTAAAGACCAGAATGAACCAGCCATGACTATTCGAAATTTGTCAGATTCTGCTTCGACATCTCTTGGCTGTGGAATTAAGAAGGATGGGCCTTCAGAAGACATTGTCACTGGAACTCTGCTTGTTTGTAATAAAGCCCAAGCGGGTGCTACATGTTTACCTCTTTCATGCCAGAAGCATGTGCCTAAAGATGGACAAGCTGCTGAAGGAGTCTTCAAGAAAAGTGGCGCCCCCATCAGGAATTTCATTGATCTCAATAATGATGTACCAAACGATGACAATTCTGAGGAATCAGTAGTGTCACATGAATGCCAGGTGGAACCTTCACGGAACAACCATCCTAAACGAGCATTTGTGATTGATTTAGAGGTGCCGGCTTGTGAAGAGGATGCTGCATGGGATTTTGATCAAGAAAGCGCACAGCTTAAACTCGATGCATGCCAGGAAGTTGACGACAGATCTGATACATCCGCTCTAGCTGCAGCTGAGAACATCATAGCGTTGGCAAGGAATATGCCAACAGCTGCAGAGGCATCTGATGATATGTTGCAGTGGTTTGCAGATCTTGCTGTATTAAACATCAATGACCTTGCTGAGCAAGTTGAACTCCAAGCTTGTACCAATGATTCCAGTAACGATGAGTCAGATTCATTTGAATCCTTGACACTGAAGCTGGAAGAGACCAAGATTGAGGAGTACTGGAGCAGGCCACTGGAACCTGAAATCACAACCGATGAACATACAGTTTCAACTGCTCACCTTCTCACCAAGCCCAGAAGGGGCCAGCAAAGGAGACGACGGCAGAAGCGAGATTTCCAGAAAGATATCTTGCCTGGCCTTTCGTCACTTTCCCGGCCTGAAATCATAGAGGATGTCCAATTGCTCGAGGGGTTAGTCCAGGCTTCTGGTGGATCCTGGGAGTCCAGTTTAACTAGGCGAGGACGTTATGGTGGGCGGACTAGAGGTAGGAAACCTCGGAAAACTGTAGTAACTGTAATTGTAGAAGAGGAGGAGGTCGAGGTTAGCCCACCACCGCCGAAACCTGCTGGCACTGGGGACCTAGAAGCTGACGATAGGGGTATGATTGGATGGGGCAGAACAACAAGGCGGTGTCGCAGAACGAGATGTCCGTCAGGTAACAACATGGCTGCTGCTTCTTGA